One Carassius auratus strain Wakin chromosome 44, ASM336829v1, whole genome shotgun sequence genomic window carries:
- the brd2a gene encoding bromodomain-containing protein 2a isoform X2, whose protein sequence is METAFSPPFDSSLGGGDGMQGVIMMEQSISAPGKRIRKPSLLYEGFEGPALPQVPQSGPPQPPVRDPIRQGRMTNQLQFLQKALQKTLWRHHFAWPFHEPVDAAKLNLPDYYKIIKQPMDMGTIKKRLENNYYRSASECLQDFNTMFTNCYIYNKPTDDIVLMAQSLEKAFLQKVAQMPQEEEEIPAPVPRGKQGKPKKGHKSISGGFTTAHQVPAISSVSQLAYSPPTPDTPDSILSTPLQTLITKTLPPPTSHSTPALMGLPPTQPTAKKKGVKRKADTTTPTTTGMPLTMGVGGMGLGMGGGDSPLTLSTLGVDPNQSLSLGLGMSLGGGLVGDKVPARRGGSGRPIKPPRKDLPDSQNQHQPVRRGKLSQQLRYCSTILKELLSKKHAAYAWPFYKPVDASSLGLHDYHDIIKYPMDLSTIKRKMDHREYRDALQFAADIRLMFSNCYKYNPPDHDVVGMARKLQDVFEFRFAKMPDEPLESLPPASLSGGLGGHSSSSSSSSSSSSESDVSSESESESSPSSDSEEERANRLAQLQEQLRAVHEQLAALSSTPIIKPKKKKEKKDKKKKKKPEKHKRARSMMEDDVLIRPPKTPKLSKTPKSRSNSKAATSTQGKKTSNKKSSKSKSSKKSQAPSFNAPHMSQGGLTPHYDSEEEEETSPMSYDEKRQLSLDINRLPGEKLGRVVHIIQSREPSLRDTNPEEIEIDFETLKPSTLRELENYVMMCLRKKPRKPSVSVKGTAGKSREELALEKKRELERRLQDVSGQLNSVKKPQKAKVEKPAGVEAHAAASRLSASSSSSDSSSSSSSSSSSDTSDSDSD, encoded by the exons ATGGAGACGGCCTTTAGCCCGCCCTTTGACAG CTCTTTGGGCGGGGGTGACGGCATGCAGGGGGTCATCATGATGGAGCAGTCCATCTCCGCACCCGGCAAGCGCATCCGCAAGCCGTCGCTGCTGTACGAAGGGTTCGAAGGACCTGCTCTGCCCCAGGTGCCTCAATCTGGACCCCCTCAACCCCCTGTGCGGGACCCCATTCGACAGGGCCGTATGACCAACCAACTGCAGTTCCTCCAGAAGGCTTTACAGAAGACATTGTGGAGGCATCACTTCGCCTGGCCTTTCCATGAGCCGGTGGACGCTGCCAAGCTCAACCTGCCT GATTATTACAAAATCATTAAACAGCCCATGGATATGGGGACTATCAAGAAAAGACTGGAAAACAATTATTACCGCAGTGCCAGCGAGTGCTTGCAGGATTTTAACACCATGTTTACCAACTGCTATATCTACAACAAG CCAACAGATGACATCGTCCTGATGGCTCAGTCTCTGGAGAAGGCTTTCCTGCAGAAGGTTGCACAGATGCCCCAAGAGGAAGAAGAGATTCCTGCACCTGTCCCGAGGGGCAAACAGGGCAAACCTAAAAAAGGCCACAAATCAA TCTCCGGTGGATTCACGACAGCTCATCAGGTCCCTGCTATATCTTCCGTGTCACAGTTGGCCTACTCCCCTCCAACTCCAGACACCCCAGACTCGATCCTCTCCACCCCACTGCAGACGCTTATAACTAAGACTTTGCCTCCTCCCACTTCACACAGCACCCCTGCGCTGATGGGCCTGCCCCCTACTCAACCGACTGCAAAG AAAAAGGGTGTGAAGCGCAAGGCAGACACGACCACCCCCACCACCACAGGCATGCCGCTCACTATGGGTGTAGGTGGCATGGGTCTCGGCATGGGTGGTGGTGACTCCCCGCTCACGCTCTCCACTTTGGGTGTTGACCCCAATCAGAGCCTGTCCCTTGGCCTGGGCATGAGCCTTGGCGGAGGCCTGGTTGGAGACAAAGTACCGGCAAGACGAGGTGGCAGTGGCAGGCCCATCAAACCACCCCGAAAAGACTTGCCCGACTCCCAGAACCAACATCAGCCGGTGCGGCGCGGGAAGCTAAGCCAGCAGCTACGGTACTGCAGCACGATTCTCAAGGAGCTGCTGTCGAAGAAGCATGCGGCCTACGCCTGGCCCTTCTACAAACCAGTGGATGCTTCCTCACTGGGACTGCACGACTATCATGACATTATCAAGTATCCCATGGATCTAAGCACAATAAAG AGGAAAATGGATCATCGAGAGTACAGGGATGCATTGCAGTTTGCTGCTGACATCAGGCTAATGTTCTCGAACTGTTACAAGTACAATCCCCCAGATCACGATGTGGTGGGCATGGCCCGAAAATTACAG GATGTCTTTGAGTTCCGCTTCGCCAAGATGCCAGACGAGCCTCTGGAGTCCCTCCCACCTGCGTCCCTAAGCGGCGGCCTGGGCGGtcactcctcctcttcctcctcctcttcctcctcgtcaTCAGAGAGTGATGTGAGCAGCGAGAGTGAGAGCGAGAGCAGCCCGAGCTCCGacagtgaggaggagagagcgAATCGCCTGGCCCAGCTTCAGGAACAG TTGAGGGCGGTGCACGAGCAGCTGGCCGCGCTGTCCTCTACACCCATCATCAAgcccaagaagaagaaagaaaagaaagacaagaagaaaaagaagaagccgGAAAAACACAAGCGGGCCAGGAGTATGATGGAGGACGATGTACTCATCCGGCCGCCCAAAACACCAAAACTCTCCAAGACACCAAAGAGCAGGAGCAACAGCAAAGCGGCGACATCCACTCAAGGCAAGAAGACCTCCAACAAGAAGAGCAGCAAGAGCAA ATCCTCAAAGAAATCTCAAGCCCCCTCCTTTAACGCTCCACACATGAGCCAGGGGGGTCTTACGCCACACTATGactctgaggaagaggaggagaccAGCCCGATGAGCTACGACGAGAAGCGGCAGCTCAGTCTGGACATCAACAGGCTGCCGGGCGAGAAACTGGGCCGCGTCGTCCACATCATCCAATCACGAGAGCCCTCGCTGCGTGACACCAACCCCGAGGAGATCGAGATCGACTTCGAGACGCTCAAACCGTCCACACTGCGTGAGCTGGAGAACTACGTCATGATGTGTTTACGCAAGAAACCACGGAAACCTAGCG TGTCAGTCAAAGGCACTGCAGGGAAATCCCGTGAGGAACTGGctctggagaagaagagagagctGGAGAGACGACTGCAGGACGTCAGCGGCCAGCTCAACTCCGTCAAGAAACCACAGAAAGCCAAAG tgGAGAAGCCCGCTGGGGTGGAGGCTCATGCCGCAGCGTCTCGTCTCAGTGCCAGCAGCTCCAGCTCAgactcctcttcctcttcatcctcctcctcctcctctgacACCAGTGACTCAGACTCAGACTGA
- the brd2a gene encoding bromodomain-containing protein 2a isoform X1, translating to METAFSPPFDSSLGGGDGMQGVIMMEQSISAPGKRIRKPSLLYEGFEGPALPQVPQSGPPQPPVRDPIRQGRMTNQLQFLQKALQKTLWRHHFAWPFHEPVDAAKLNLPDYYKIIKQPMDMGTIKKRLENNYYRSASECLQDFNTMFTNCYIYNKPTDDIVLMAQSLEKAFLQKVAQMPQEEEEIPAPVPRGKQGKPKKGHKSISGGFTTAHQVPAISSVSQLAYSPPTPDTPDSILSTPLQTLITKTLPPPTSHSTPALMGLPPTQPTAKKKGVKRKADTTTPTTTGMPLTMGVGGMGLGMGGGDSPLTLSTLGVDPNQSLSLGLGMSLGGGLVGDKVPARRGGSGRPIKPPRKDLPDSQNQHQPVRRGKLSQQLRYCSTILKELLSKKHAAYAWPFYKPVDASSLGLHDYHDIIKYPMDLSTIKRKMDHREYRDALQFAADIRLMFSNCYKYNPPDHDVVGMARKLQDVFEFRFAKMPDEPLESLPPASLSGGLGGHSSSSSSSSSSSSESDVSSESESESSPSSDSEEERANRLAQLQEQVCTQLRAVHEQLAALSSTPIIKPKKKKEKKDKKKKKKPEKHKRARSMMEDDVLIRPPKTPKLSKTPKSRSNSKAATSTQGKKTSNKKSSKSKSSKKSQAPSFNAPHMSQGGLTPHYDSEEEEETSPMSYDEKRQLSLDINRLPGEKLGRVVHIIQSREPSLRDTNPEEIEIDFETLKPSTLRELENYVMMCLRKKPRKPSVSVKGTAGKSREELALEKKRELERRLQDVSGQLNSVKKPQKAKVEKPAGVEAHAAASRLSASSSSSDSSSSSSSSSSSDTSDSDSD from the exons ATGGAGACGGCCTTTAGCCCGCCCTTTGACAG CTCTTTGGGCGGGGGTGACGGCATGCAGGGGGTCATCATGATGGAGCAGTCCATCTCCGCACCCGGCAAGCGCATCCGCAAGCCGTCGCTGCTGTACGAAGGGTTCGAAGGACCTGCTCTGCCCCAGGTGCCTCAATCTGGACCCCCTCAACCCCCTGTGCGGGACCCCATTCGACAGGGCCGTATGACCAACCAACTGCAGTTCCTCCAGAAGGCTTTACAGAAGACATTGTGGAGGCATCACTTCGCCTGGCCTTTCCATGAGCCGGTGGACGCTGCCAAGCTCAACCTGCCT GATTATTACAAAATCATTAAACAGCCCATGGATATGGGGACTATCAAGAAAAGACTGGAAAACAATTATTACCGCAGTGCCAGCGAGTGCTTGCAGGATTTTAACACCATGTTTACCAACTGCTATATCTACAACAAG CCAACAGATGACATCGTCCTGATGGCTCAGTCTCTGGAGAAGGCTTTCCTGCAGAAGGTTGCACAGATGCCCCAAGAGGAAGAAGAGATTCCTGCACCTGTCCCGAGGGGCAAACAGGGCAAACCTAAAAAAGGCCACAAATCAA TCTCCGGTGGATTCACGACAGCTCATCAGGTCCCTGCTATATCTTCCGTGTCACAGTTGGCCTACTCCCCTCCAACTCCAGACACCCCAGACTCGATCCTCTCCACCCCACTGCAGACGCTTATAACTAAGACTTTGCCTCCTCCCACTTCACACAGCACCCCTGCGCTGATGGGCCTGCCCCCTACTCAACCGACTGCAAAG AAAAAGGGTGTGAAGCGCAAGGCAGACACGACCACCCCCACCACCACAGGCATGCCGCTCACTATGGGTGTAGGTGGCATGGGTCTCGGCATGGGTGGTGGTGACTCCCCGCTCACGCTCTCCACTTTGGGTGTTGACCCCAATCAGAGCCTGTCCCTTGGCCTGGGCATGAGCCTTGGCGGAGGCCTGGTTGGAGACAAAGTACCGGCAAGACGAGGTGGCAGTGGCAGGCCCATCAAACCACCCCGAAAAGACTTGCCCGACTCCCAGAACCAACATCAGCCGGTGCGGCGCGGGAAGCTAAGCCAGCAGCTACGGTACTGCAGCACGATTCTCAAGGAGCTGCTGTCGAAGAAGCATGCGGCCTACGCCTGGCCCTTCTACAAACCAGTGGATGCTTCCTCACTGGGACTGCACGACTATCATGACATTATCAAGTATCCCATGGATCTAAGCACAATAAAG AGGAAAATGGATCATCGAGAGTACAGGGATGCATTGCAGTTTGCTGCTGACATCAGGCTAATGTTCTCGAACTGTTACAAGTACAATCCCCCAGATCACGATGTGGTGGGCATGGCCCGAAAATTACAG GATGTCTTTGAGTTCCGCTTCGCCAAGATGCCAGACGAGCCTCTGGAGTCCCTCCCACCTGCGTCCCTAAGCGGCGGCCTGGGCGGtcactcctcctcttcctcctcctcttcctcctcgtcaTCAGAGAGTGATGTGAGCAGCGAGAGTGAGAGCGAGAGCAGCCCGAGCTCCGacagtgaggaggagagagcgAATCGCCTGGCCCAGCTTCAGGAACAGGTGTGTACACAG TTGAGGGCGGTGCACGAGCAGCTGGCCGCGCTGTCCTCTACACCCATCATCAAgcccaagaagaagaaagaaaagaaagacaagaagaaaaagaagaagccgGAAAAACACAAGCGGGCCAGGAGTATGATGGAGGACGATGTACTCATCCGGCCGCCCAAAACACCAAAACTCTCCAAGACACCAAAGAGCAGGAGCAACAGCAAAGCGGCGACATCCACTCAAGGCAAGAAGACCTCCAACAAGAAGAGCAGCAAGAGCAA ATCCTCAAAGAAATCTCAAGCCCCCTCCTTTAACGCTCCACACATGAGCCAGGGGGGTCTTACGCCACACTATGactctgaggaagaggaggagaccAGCCCGATGAGCTACGACGAGAAGCGGCAGCTCAGTCTGGACATCAACAGGCTGCCGGGCGAGAAACTGGGCCGCGTCGTCCACATCATCCAATCACGAGAGCCCTCGCTGCGTGACACCAACCCCGAGGAGATCGAGATCGACTTCGAGACGCTCAAACCGTCCACACTGCGTGAGCTGGAGAACTACGTCATGATGTGTTTACGCAAGAAACCACGGAAACCTAGCG TGTCAGTCAAAGGCACTGCAGGGAAATCCCGTGAGGAACTGGctctggagaagaagagagagctGGAGAGACGACTGCAGGACGTCAGCGGCCAGCTCAACTCCGTCAAGAAACCACAGAAAGCCAAAG tgGAGAAGCCCGCTGGGGTGGAGGCTCATGCCGCAGCGTCTCGTCTCAGTGCCAGCAGCTCCAGCTCAgactcctcttcctcttcatcctcctcctcctcctctgacACCAGTGACTCAGACTCAGACTGA
- the brd2a gene encoding bromodomain-containing protein 2a isoform X3, with the protein MQGVIMMEQSISAPGKRIRKPSLLYEGFEGPALPQVPQSGPPQPPVRDPIRQGRMTNQLQFLQKALQKTLWRHHFAWPFHEPVDAAKLNLPDYYKIIKQPMDMGTIKKRLENNYYRSASECLQDFNTMFTNCYIYNKPTDDIVLMAQSLEKAFLQKVAQMPQEEEEIPAPVPRGKQGKPKKGHKSISGGFTTAHQVPAISSVSQLAYSPPTPDTPDSILSTPLQTLITKTLPPPTSHSTPALMGLPPTQPTAKKKGVKRKADTTTPTTTGMPLTMGVGGMGLGMGGGDSPLTLSTLGVDPNQSLSLGLGMSLGGGLVGDKVPARRGGSGRPIKPPRKDLPDSQNQHQPVRRGKLSQQLRYCSTILKELLSKKHAAYAWPFYKPVDASSLGLHDYHDIIKYPMDLSTIKRKMDHREYRDALQFAADIRLMFSNCYKYNPPDHDVVGMARKLQDVFEFRFAKMPDEPLESLPPASLSGGLGGHSSSSSSSSSSSSESDVSSESESESSPSSDSEEERANRLAQLQEQVCTQLRAVHEQLAALSSTPIIKPKKKKEKKDKKKKKKPEKHKRARSMMEDDVLIRPPKTPKLSKTPKSRSNSKAATSTQGKKTSNKKSSKSKSSKKSQAPSFNAPHMSQGGLTPHYDSEEEEETSPMSYDEKRQLSLDINRLPGEKLGRVVHIIQSREPSLRDTNPEEIEIDFETLKPSTLRELENYVMMCLRKKPRKPSVSVKGTAGKSREELALEKKRELERRLQDVSGQLNSVKKPQKAKVEKPAGVEAHAAASRLSASSSSSDSSSSSSSSSSSDTSDSDSD; encoded by the exons ATGCAGGGGGTCATCATGATGGAGCAGTCCATCTCCGCACCCGGCAAGCGCATCCGCAAGCCGTCGCTGCTGTACGAAGGGTTCGAAGGACCTGCTCTGCCCCAGGTGCCTCAATCTGGACCCCCTCAACCCCCTGTGCGGGACCCCATTCGACAGGGCCGTATGACCAACCAACTGCAGTTCCTCCAGAAGGCTTTACAGAAGACATTGTGGAGGCATCACTTCGCCTGGCCTTTCCATGAGCCGGTGGACGCTGCCAAGCTCAACCTGCCT GATTATTACAAAATCATTAAACAGCCCATGGATATGGGGACTATCAAGAAAAGACTGGAAAACAATTATTACCGCAGTGCCAGCGAGTGCTTGCAGGATTTTAACACCATGTTTACCAACTGCTATATCTACAACAAG CCAACAGATGACATCGTCCTGATGGCTCAGTCTCTGGAGAAGGCTTTCCTGCAGAAGGTTGCACAGATGCCCCAAGAGGAAGAAGAGATTCCTGCACCTGTCCCGAGGGGCAAACAGGGCAAACCTAAAAAAGGCCACAAATCAA TCTCCGGTGGATTCACGACAGCTCATCAGGTCCCTGCTATATCTTCCGTGTCACAGTTGGCCTACTCCCCTCCAACTCCAGACACCCCAGACTCGATCCTCTCCACCCCACTGCAGACGCTTATAACTAAGACTTTGCCTCCTCCCACTTCACACAGCACCCCTGCGCTGATGGGCCTGCCCCCTACTCAACCGACTGCAAAG AAAAAGGGTGTGAAGCGCAAGGCAGACACGACCACCCCCACCACCACAGGCATGCCGCTCACTATGGGTGTAGGTGGCATGGGTCTCGGCATGGGTGGTGGTGACTCCCCGCTCACGCTCTCCACTTTGGGTGTTGACCCCAATCAGAGCCTGTCCCTTGGCCTGGGCATGAGCCTTGGCGGAGGCCTGGTTGGAGACAAAGTACCGGCAAGACGAGGTGGCAGTGGCAGGCCCATCAAACCACCCCGAAAAGACTTGCCCGACTCCCAGAACCAACATCAGCCGGTGCGGCGCGGGAAGCTAAGCCAGCAGCTACGGTACTGCAGCACGATTCTCAAGGAGCTGCTGTCGAAGAAGCATGCGGCCTACGCCTGGCCCTTCTACAAACCAGTGGATGCTTCCTCACTGGGACTGCACGACTATCATGACATTATCAAGTATCCCATGGATCTAAGCACAATAAAG AGGAAAATGGATCATCGAGAGTACAGGGATGCATTGCAGTTTGCTGCTGACATCAGGCTAATGTTCTCGAACTGTTACAAGTACAATCCCCCAGATCACGATGTGGTGGGCATGGCCCGAAAATTACAG GATGTCTTTGAGTTCCGCTTCGCCAAGATGCCAGACGAGCCTCTGGAGTCCCTCCCACCTGCGTCCCTAAGCGGCGGCCTGGGCGGtcactcctcctcttcctcctcctcttcctcctcgtcaTCAGAGAGTGATGTGAGCAGCGAGAGTGAGAGCGAGAGCAGCCCGAGCTCCGacagtgaggaggagagagcgAATCGCCTGGCCCAGCTTCAGGAACAGGTGTGTACACAG TTGAGGGCGGTGCACGAGCAGCTGGCCGCGCTGTCCTCTACACCCATCATCAAgcccaagaagaagaaagaaaagaaagacaagaagaaaaagaagaagccgGAAAAACACAAGCGGGCCAGGAGTATGATGGAGGACGATGTACTCATCCGGCCGCCCAAAACACCAAAACTCTCCAAGACACCAAAGAGCAGGAGCAACAGCAAAGCGGCGACATCCACTCAAGGCAAGAAGACCTCCAACAAGAAGAGCAGCAAGAGCAA ATCCTCAAAGAAATCTCAAGCCCCCTCCTTTAACGCTCCACACATGAGCCAGGGGGGTCTTACGCCACACTATGactctgaggaagaggaggagaccAGCCCGATGAGCTACGACGAGAAGCGGCAGCTCAGTCTGGACATCAACAGGCTGCCGGGCGAGAAACTGGGCCGCGTCGTCCACATCATCCAATCACGAGAGCCCTCGCTGCGTGACACCAACCCCGAGGAGATCGAGATCGACTTCGAGACGCTCAAACCGTCCACACTGCGTGAGCTGGAGAACTACGTCATGATGTGTTTACGCAAGAAACCACGGAAACCTAGCG TGTCAGTCAAAGGCACTGCAGGGAAATCCCGTGAGGAACTGGctctggagaagaagagagagctGGAGAGACGACTGCAGGACGTCAGCGGCCAGCTCAACTCCGTCAAGAAACCACAGAAAGCCAAAG tgGAGAAGCCCGCTGGGGTGGAGGCTCATGCCGCAGCGTCTCGTCTCAGTGCCAGCAGCTCCAGCTCAgactcctcttcctcttcatcctcctcctcctcctctgacACCAGTGACTCAGACTCAGACTGA
- the hsd17b8 gene encoding (3R)-3-hydroxyacyl-CoA dehydrogenase, whose translation MAASSRLISRLTLVTGGGSGIGRAVCQRFASEGASVIVADRNEESANQTLELLSRDHRGQGHMALGVDVSSKDSVETLVTSIQRRFFQPPSVCVNAAGITQDEFLLKMEEDDFDKVIGVNLKGTFLVTQAVSKALVSAGAVKGSIITVGSIVGKVGNMGQVNYSASKAGVEGLTRTAAKELSKFGIRCNCVLPGFITTPMTDKVPEKVIDKLTSIIPMGRMGEPAEVADACAFLASDDSRYITGISIEVAGGLFIG comes from the exons ATGGCGGCGTCCTCTCGACTCATATCCAGACTGACTTTAGTCACGG GAGGCGGCAGTGGCATCGGCAGGGCTGTGTGTCAGAGATTCGCCTCTGAAGGAGCTTCTGTAATAGTGGCTGACCGCAATGAAGAATCAGCCAATCAGACACTGGAGCTGCTGTCACGTGACCACAGAGGTCAGGGGCACATGGCTCTGGGGGTGGACGTGTCATCAAAGGACAGTGTGGAGACACTAGTGACAAGTATACAG CGCCGCTTCTTCCAGCCgccgtctgtgtgtgtgaatgcagccGGGATCACTCAAGATGAATTCCTGCTCAAGATGGAAGAAGATGACTTTGACAAAGTCATTGGAGTCAATCTGAAG GGTACGTTTCTGGTGACTCAGGCCGTCTCGAAGGCTTTAGTCTCTGCAGGCGCTGTGAAGGGCTCCATCATCACTGTGGGCAGCATAGTGGGCAAG GTTGGGAACATGGGGCAGGTGAATTACTCGGCTTCTAAAGCAGGAGTGGAGGGCCTGACTCGAACCGCTGCCAAAGAGCTGAgcaa GTTTGGTATTCGCTGCAACTGTGTCCTGCCAGGGTTCATCACTACACCCATGACAGATAAAGTACCAGAGAAAGTCATCGATAAA CTCACATCCATTATTCCTATGGGAAGGATGGGAGAACCTGCTG AAGTAGCTGATGCATGTGCCTTTCTGGCTTCTGATGACAGTCGATATATTACTGGAATCAGCATTGAAGTAGCTG GTGGACTCTTCATCGGCTGA